The Geobacillus genomosp. 3 genome segment CGATTCAAGGAGAGACGATTGGCTTAATCGGCGTCTATCAGCCGATGGAAAAATCGGTGTTCGGTTCAGTGAAACAAGGGCTCGTTGAGACGTACTATTGGACACGGCAAATTTTAGTCGGGCTTGGCCAATTGATTACCGGGCAGTTTCAGCTTGACATGCTGTCCGGCCCGGTCGGCATCGCCGTATCGACCGGCAAAGTCGCTGAATCCGGCATTTACTACTTAATGAAATGGGGCGCGATTTTAAGCATCAACCTCGGGATTATCAACTTGTTGCCATTGCCGGCGTTAGACGGCGGACGGCTCCTCTTTTTCGCCATTGAGGCCGTGCGCGGCAAGCCGGTCGACCGGCAAAAAGAGGGGATGGTCCATTTCATCGGCTTCGCCTTGCTCATGTTGCTGATGCTTGTCGTCACATGGAACGACATTCAAAAATTTTTCCTATAAAGAGAGAGAATGAGGTGGCTATGGATGAGACAAAGTCAAGCGTTTATTCCAACGTTGCGTGAAGTGCCGGCGGACGCGGAAGTGAAAAGCCATCAGCTTCTGCTGCGGGCCGGTTTTATCCGCCAAAGCGCGAGCGGCGTCTACACGTTTTTGCCGCTCGGGCAGCGCGTGTTGCAAAAAGTAGAAGCGATTATCCGCGAGGAGATGAACCGCGCCGGAGCGCTAGAGCTTCTCATGCCTGCCTTGCAGCCGGCTGAGCTTTGGCAGCAGTCCGGGCGCTGGTATTCGTACGGGCCGGAACTGATGCGTCTAAAAGACCGGCATGAGCGCGATTTCGCTCTCGGGCCGACGCATGAGGAAATGATCACTTCGATCGTCCGCGACGAGGTGAAAACGTACAAGCGGCTGCCGCTTGTGTTGTACCAAATCCAAACGAAATTCCGCGATGAAAAGCGTCCGCGCTTCGGGTTGCTGCGCGGCCGCGAATTCATTATGAAAGACGCCTATTCGTTCCATACGACAAAAGAAAGTTTGGATGAAACATACCGCGACATGTATAACGCCTATTCGAACATTTTCCGCCGTTGCGGTTTAAACTTCCGCGCCGTCATCGCCGACTCCGGGGCGATCGGCGGCAAAGACACGCACGAGTTTATGGTGCTCTCGGATATCGGTGAAGATACGATTGCCTATTCCGATGCGTCCGACTATGCGGCCAACATTGAAATGGCGCCGGTCGTGGCTACGTATGAAAAAAGCAGCGAGCCGCCGGCGGAACTGAAAAAAGTGGCGACCCCGGGACAAAAAACGATCGCTGAAGTCGCTTCGTACTTGCAAGTGGCGCCGGAGCGCTGCATTAAATCGCTTTTGTTCAACGTCGATGGCCGTTATGTGCTCGTTCTTGTCCGCGGCGACCACGAAGCGAATGAGGTGAAAGTAAAAAATGTGTTGGACGCCACTGTCGTAGAGTTGGCAGCTCCGGAAGAAACAGAACGGGTGATGGGCGCGCCGGTCGGTTCGCTCGGCCCGATCGGCGTCAATGAAAAGGTGACGATTATCGCCGATCATGCCGTTGGTGCGATCGTAAACGGCGTTTGCG includes the following:
- a CDS encoding proline--tRNA ligase, which produces MRQSQAFIPTLREVPADAEVKSHQLLLRAGFIRQSASGVYTFLPLGQRVLQKVEAIIREEMNRAGALELLMPALQPAELWQQSGRWYSYGPELMRLKDRHERDFALGPTHEEMITSIVRDEVKTYKRLPLVLYQIQTKFRDEKRPRFGLLRGREFIMKDAYSFHTTKESLDETYRDMYNAYSNIFRRCGLNFRAVIADSGAIGGKDTHEFMVLSDIGEDTIAYSDASDYAANIEMAPVVATYEKSSEPPAELKKVATPGQKTIAEVASYLQVAPERCIKSLLFNVDGRYVLVLVRGDHEANEVKVKNVLDATVVELAAPEETERVMGAPVGSLGPIGVNEKVTIIADHAVGAIVNGVCGANEEGYHYTGVNPGRDFAVSEYADLRFVQEGDPSPDGNGTIRFARGIEVGHVFKLGTKYSEAMNAVYLDENGQTRTMIMGCYGIGVSRLVAAIAEQFADENGLVWPASVAPFHVHLLTANAKSDEQRVLAEEWYEKLGQAGFDVLYDDRPERAGVKFADSDLIGIPVRITVGKRASEGIVEVKVRKTGETFDVPVGELTDTVHRLLQG